The Lysobacterales bacterium genome has a segment encoding these proteins:
- a CDS encoding serine/threonine protein kinase: MLKPPNTAELSFQLGDEIGSEGRNSQVFKARDLQLNAEIVVKKVKKTTFTDIDEYFVEASLLYLSAHPNVVPIHYACHDVDHVYLAMPLYGKGSLKARMASRPLTVREMIVVSTQVLSGIHNIHSKGLIHFDVKPDNILLSERGEAMLSDFGLAKQTSYSGVAGQDRIYGKMVPPEAFQNQDFTRQFDIYQMGLTMHRMSVGDAHFYGEYSGFVRNGTLERNAFKVAVRNGQFPSRNQYPEHIPQKFVNAIRKCLQTDLAQRFTSAIEVVNAVSDIEEALLDWRMEYGTGFRRWVKELDNGKEVNLVLNDDQSSEAFVLSKDGTKRRITEYCTASLGRAEIKKFLREN, from the coding sequence ATGCTTAAGCCTCCAAATACCGCCGAATTAAGTTTTCAACTCGGTGATGAGATCGGGTCAGAAGGCAGGAACTCGCAAGTATTCAAGGCGAGGGATCTGCAGCTAAATGCGGAAATAGTCGTCAAGAAGGTGAAAAAGACTACGTTTACTGACATAGATGAGTACTTTGTCGAGGCAAGCCTCTTATATCTGAGCGCGCATCCTAATGTGGTTCCAATTCACTACGCTTGCCATGACGTAGATCATGTCTATTTGGCAATGCCTCTGTATGGCAAGGGTTCCTTAAAGGCTCGAATGGCTAGCAGACCCCTAACCGTCAGAGAAATGATAGTGGTGTCCACTCAAGTGTTGAGTGGAATTCACAACATACATTCAAAAGGGCTAATTCACTTTGACGTAAAGCCAGACAACATTCTCCTTTCTGAGAGGGGGGAAGCGATGCTGTCGGATTTTGGGCTCGCAAAGCAAACGTCCTATTCTGGTGTTGCAGGGCAAGACCGAATCTACGGAAAAATGGTTCCTCCTGAGGCTTTTCAAAATCAGGATTTTACCCGGCAGTTCGATATATATCAGATGGGTCTGACTATGCATCGAATGAGCGTAGGCGATGCTCACTTCTATGGCGAGTACAGCGGGTTTGTCAGGAACGGAACTCTAGAAAGGAATGCATTCAAGGTCGCTGTGCGTAACGGCCAATTTCCTAGTCGAAATCAGTATCCGGAGCACATCCCTCAGAAATTTGTGAACGCAATTCGCAAGTGCTTGCAGACTGATCTTGCTCAGCGCTTTACATCAGCCATAGAAGTTGTTAATGCTGTTTCGGATATTGAAGAGGCCTTGCTGGATTGGCGCATGGAGTATGGCACTGGGTTCCGGCGCTGGGTAAAAGAATTGGATAACGGCAAAGAGGTAAATCTCGTACTAAATGACGACCAATCATCGGAAGCATTTGTTCTCTCAAAAGATGGCACAAAGAGGAGAATCACCGAGTACTGCACCGCAAGTCTAGGTAGGGCCGAAATTAAGAAATTCCTCCGGGAAAACTAG